Proteins encoded in a region of the Rutidosis leptorrhynchoides isolate AG116_Rl617_1_P2 chromosome 9, CSIRO_AGI_Rlap_v1, whole genome shotgun sequence genome:
- the LOC139866722 gene encoding pheophytinase, chloroplastic yields MSSSCATVPHLAGSEWPAANNLFNSAIKIRPYRNRCGLSRRDFATKGIVAASASVIPSTLAPQPAQGLERLPFKKDGYKFWTWRGHKIHYVEEGEGFPIVLIHGFGASAFHWRYNIPELAKKYKVYAVDLLGFGWSEKALVDYDALVWRDQVADFLKEIVKEPTILVGNSLGGFTALVAAEAMQQQVVGIALLNSAGQFGSPDDATTTETEDSPLQKFLVKPLKEVFQRIVLGFLFWQAKQPARVESVLKSVYKNTANVDDYLIESITKPADDPNAGEVYYRLMTRFMSNQRKYTLDSVLSKLSCPLLLVWGDLDPWVGPAKANRIKEFYPNTSIVNLQAGHCPHDEVPELVNKALVDWLSTLPSTSIAPQSV; encoded by the exons ATGTCGTCTTCATGTGCTACGGTACCACATTTAGCAGGATCCGAGTGGCCTGCAGCTAACAATTTGTTCAATTCAGCAATCAAAATTCGTCCTTACA GAAATAGATGTGGTTTGAGTAGGAGAGATTTTGCTACAAAAGGAATTGTTGCAGCTAGTGCTTCAGTTATACCATCTACTTTGGCACCTCAACCTGCTCAAG GTTTAGAAAGACTGCCTTTCAAGAAAGATGGATATAAGTTTTGGACATGGAGAGGCCATAAAATACATTATGTTGAAGAAGGAGAAGGTTTTCCAATTGTCCTTATTCATGGGTTTGGTGCTTCAGCTTTCCATTGGAG GTACAATATACCCGAGttggctaaaaagtacaaagtttaTGCTGTCGACTTACTTGGATTCGGTTGGAGTGAAAAAGCGCTCGTTGACTACGATGCGTTAGTATGGAGAGATCAGGTTGCCGATTTCTTGAAGGAGATAGTCAAAGAACCAACAATTTTGGTTGGGAATAG TTTAGGAGGATTTACTGCTTTGGTGGCAGCAGAAGCAATGCAACAGCAAGTTGTTGGGATTGCATTACTTAACTCTGCAGGACAATTTGGGAGTCCGGATGATGCAACTACAACGGAGACCGAAGATTCCCCGTTGCAGAAATTTTTGGTAAAGCCATTGAAGGAAGTTTTCCAGCGCATAGTTCTTGGTTTCTTATTTTGGCAAGCCAAGCAACCGGCTCGTGTTGAATCCGTCTTGAAGAGT GTATATAAAAATACTGCAAATGTTGATGATTATCTCATTGAATCAATTACCAAACCAGCAGATGATCCAAATGCTGGAGAAGTTTATTACAG ATTAATGACACGGTTCATGTCAAATCAGAGAAAATACACACTCGACAGTGTGCTGAGCAAACTGTCATGCCCGTTGTTATTAGTATGGGGCGATTTAGACCCGTGGGTGGGTCCCGCAAAAGCGAATCGAATCAAAGAGTTCTATCCAAACACATCAATCGTAAACCTTCAAGCAGGCCATTGTCCTCACGATGAAGTTCCCGAGCTTGTAAACAAGGCTTTGGTTGATTGGCTATCAACTCTACCTTCCACATCTATTGCTCCCCAAAGTGTATAA